One region of Roseicitreum antarcticum genomic DNA includes:
- a CDS encoding methyl-accepting chemotaxis protein, giving the protein MGLVLFVMAVAFMMLLFRRTVALPLKQMKGVVSALSRKDYSVEAAAADRNDEIGAIGKALEDLRELLKQGLAAEIESTFKSAAFTGSSSCIMITDDKMVVNYLNPKMTELFRHHAEGIRLVRPDFDPDDIVGRSVDHFHKNNSEHIRAKMRSIGSSTFNTVVAFGDARISLSVTGIRDVKGDQVGYVLEWIDVTESRLNGAIIEAIDSTQIKAEFALDGRCIGSNGQFLKSLGFSENEILKKTLQQILTSSADKSKDCGAIMEKAIQSSAHIGMLLFSTSGGASSTVDGSLTCVKDYNGKAIRLLLLGKDVTKEQAELHSARARQAADEREQSAVVEALRQGLKNLNAGDLTVRIEQPFAGTYEDLRRDYNDMVENLSRALLEIAMNAENISNEARDISATADSLSRRTESTAATLEQTAAALDNLTSSVKSTADGATKADMAVRDAKASAESSGQVVIETVSAMDQIASSSDRITSIIKVIDDIAFQTNLLALNAGVEAARAGDAGRGFAVVASEVRALAQRSSDAAREINDLIANSGTQVKRGVDLVGKTGDALRQIVGSVTEIAGLVSDIAVTSRQQSANLVEINSAVNQLDQSTQQNAARLEETTAASEGLTKDAVSLVEIVSHFKVDRASSAERAKATDRPQKAKSAKMSRPMARARSAGGSAAAAQPAEVEGWEDF; this is encoded by the coding sequence GTGGGGCTCGTGCTGTTTGTGATGGCGGTCGCCTTCATGATGCTGCTGTTCCGGCGCACCGTCGCGTTGCCGCTCAAGCAGATGAAGGGTGTTGTGTCGGCGCTGAGCCGCAAAGACTATAGTGTTGAGGCTGCTGCTGCCGACCGCAATGATGAGATCGGCGCGATCGGCAAAGCGCTGGAGGATTTGCGAGAACTGTTGAAGCAGGGTCTTGCCGCCGAAATTGAAAGCACCTTCAAGAGCGCGGCCTTCACCGGTTCCTCTTCGTGCATCATGATCACGGATGACAAGATGGTGGTGAACTATCTCAACCCCAAGATGACCGAGCTGTTTCGCCATCATGCAGAGGGTATCCGCCTGGTGCGCCCGGATTTCGACCCCGACGACATCGTTGGCAGATCCGTGGACCATTTCCACAAGAACAACAGTGAGCATATTCGCGCAAAGATGCGTTCCATTGGGAGTTCGACATTCAACACGGTGGTGGCGTTCGGCGATGCACGGATTTCCCTTTCCGTAACGGGTATCCGCGACGTCAAGGGCGACCAGGTCGGCTATGTGCTGGAGTGGATTGACGTGACCGAAAGCCGCCTGAACGGCGCGATCATCGAAGCGATCGACAGCACCCAGATTAAGGCGGAATTCGCGCTGGATGGCCGTTGCATCGGGTCGAACGGACAGTTTCTGAAAAGCCTCGGATTTTCGGAAAACGAGATACTCAAGAAAACGTTGCAACAGATTCTGACATCGAGTGCCGACAAATCCAAGGACTGCGGCGCCATCATGGAGAAGGCCATTCAAAGCTCGGCGCATATTGGGATGTTGCTGTTTAGCACAAGCGGCGGCGCGAGCAGCACCGTGGATGGCAGCCTGACCTGCGTTAAGGACTACAATGGAAAGGCAATTCGTCTGCTTCTGCTTGGCAAAGATGTCACGAAAGAACAGGCTGAACTGCACAGCGCGCGTGCGCGCCAAGCCGCAGACGAGCGTGAGCAGAGCGCGGTCGTAGAAGCGCTGCGCCAAGGCCTCAAGAACCTGAATGCGGGGGATCTGACTGTACGTATCGAGCAGCCGTTCGCAGGCACCTACGAAGATCTTCGGCGGGACTACAATGACATGGTCGAAAATCTGTCCCGCGCCTTGCTAGAGATCGCGATGAACGCCGAGAACATCAGCAACGAAGCGCGTGACATCAGCGCAACGGCTGACAGTCTGTCTCGCCGGACGGAAAGCACCGCCGCAACACTGGAGCAGACGGCGGCCGCCCTCGACAATCTGACATCGTCGGTGAAATCCACGGCGGACGGTGCGACAAAAGCCGACATGGCCGTGCGCGATGCCAAGGCCAGCGCCGAAAGCAGTGGCCAGGTCGTGATCGAAACCGTCTCGGCCATGGATCAGATCGCAAGCTCGTCCGACCGGATCACCTCCATCATCAAAGTGATCGATGATATCGCGTTCCAGACAAACCTGCTTGCGCTGAACGCCGGCGTCGAGGCCGCGCGGGCAGGGGATGCGGGCCGCGGGTTCGCAGTTGTCGCGTCCGAGGTGAGGGCACTTGCACAGCGTTCATCCGACGCTGCGCGTGAGATCAACGATCTGATCGCCAACAGCGGTACGCAGGTCAAGCGCGGGGTCGATCTGGTTGGGAAAACCGGTGATGCGCTGCGCCAAATCGTTGGGTCCGTTACCGAAATTGCGGGGCTGGTCTCGGATATTGCCGTCACGTCGCGCCAGCAATCTGCAAACCTTGTCGAGATCAACAGTGCCGTCAACCAATTGGATCAGTCGACACAGCAAAACGCGGCGCGGCTTGAAGAGACCACCGCAGCAAGCGAGGGGCTGACCAAGGACGCTGTTTCGTTGGTCGAGATCGTATCCCACTTCAAGGTCGACCGTGCCAGCAGTGCAGAGCGGGCCAAGGCGACCGACCGTCCCCAGAAGGCGAAAAGTGCAAAAATGTCCCGGCCCATGGCGCGCGCCCGGAGTGCCGGGGGCAGTGCCGCTGCCGCGCAACCGGCTGAAGTTGAGGGCTGGGAGGATTTCTGA
- a CDS encoding LacI family DNA-binding transcriptional regulator produces the protein MATIKDVARIANVSVTTVSATLSGSAPVSETLQKRVWDAVRAANYQPDPVAQNLRRGVSTTIGLIVPDIATPWSAHLARAMQKALSQRGFNMLFASNEDDPDREMNEIALMTAHRVAGLIIAPTSLGDKYAERLVAAVTTPAVLVDRVVAPDVFDAVADDNELGAQLLTHYLLRLGHRDIAFLSGRRGISASDERFDAFRAAMAGQGVPVREDLMCRSIFRHEHAYAEVQTLMTNAAPPTAIMCISIAQLLGTMAGLKNMGLRVPEDVSVISFDDFHPAVGWQPSITALTQDTQELSAQAAALLLARLGRGANEPVQPPQIVRIKPRLCVRESCRSLLQG, from the coding sequence GTGGCGACGATAAAGGATGTGGCGCGGATCGCCAACGTGTCGGTTACCACGGTATCAGCGACGCTCAGCGGATCGGCCCCGGTCAGCGAAACCTTGCAAAAACGCGTCTGGGATGCAGTGCGGGCCGCGAACTACCAGCCCGATCCGGTCGCTCAGAATCTGCGGCGGGGGGTGTCCACCACCATCGGCTTGATCGTCCCCGACATCGCGACCCCGTGGTCGGCGCATCTGGCCCGTGCAATGCAGAAGGCACTGTCCCAACGCGGGTTCAACATGTTGTTTGCCAGCAACGAAGACGACCCGGACCGCGAGATGAACGAGATCGCCCTGATGACGGCGCACCGCGTGGCGGGCCTTATCATCGCGCCCACCAGCCTCGGCGACAAATACGCCGAGCGCCTTGTTGCCGCTGTGACGACACCGGCGGTCCTGGTTGATCGGGTCGTCGCCCCCGATGTGTTCGATGCGGTGGCAGATGACAACGAACTCGGCGCGCAACTGCTGACGCATTACCTGCTGCGCCTGGGACACCGCGACATCGCCTTCCTGTCAGGGCGTCGCGGAATTTCGGCATCGGACGAAAGGTTCGATGCCTTTCGCGCCGCAATGGCCGGCCAGGGCGTGCCGGTGCGCGAAGACCTGATGTGCCGCTCGATCTTTCGCCATGAACATGCCTACGCCGAAGTCCAGACCCTGATGACAAACGCTGCGCCGCCGACGGCGATCATGTGCATCAGTATCGCCCAGCTTCTGGGTACCATGGCCGGGCTGAAGAACATGGGCTTGCGCGTTCCCGAGGATGTCTCGGTGATCAGCTTCGATGATTTTCATCCGGCGGTTGGCTGGCAACCATCCATCACCGCGCTGACGCAAGACACCCAGGAGTTGAGCGCACAAGCGGCCGCGCTTCTGCTCGCGCGTCTTGGCCGCGGGGCAAACGAGCCCGTTCAACCGCCGCAGATCGTGCGCATCAAGCCAAGGCTGTGCGTCAGGGAATCCTGCCGGTCGCTATTGCAAGGTTGA
- a CDS encoding STAS domain-containing protein: MTETVKLQQRIDHVGAQEFYENLKNFRGLPVSIDGTEVVSGGTLLAQILLAMAREWNAGSSLFELKASAALHAEFECLGLDSDFRTEGLI; encoded by the coding sequence ATGACCGAGACCGTAAAACTACAGCAAAGAATTGATCATGTTGGAGCGCAAGAATTCTATGAAAACCTGAAGAACTTCCGAGGTCTTCCCGTTTCCATTGACGGCACTGAAGTGGTGTCTGGCGGGACACTTCTGGCGCAGATTCTTCTTGCCATGGCGCGGGAGTGGAACGCTGGCAGCAGCCTTTTTGAATTGAAGGCATCTGCCGCACTTCATGCAGAGTTTGAGTGCCTTGGTCTGGATAGCGACTTCAGAACAGAAGGGTTAATATAG
- a CDS encoding NAD(P)-dependent oxidoreductase gives MFLAFARRICTCDQALRAGGWGIGQAEPIPRTAGRTLCPVGYGRIGRAVHRRLAAFGIRRVFVHDPFVPHEMADEAGVHPVTLADLVAQSDIILPHAPATSDAPLMDAGCLATLKRGAVLINAARGALVDGRLPGAGLDVFRQEPPDPSNPLLGMANVFLSDRTAWYP, from the coding sequence TTGTTTCTGGCCTTCGCCCGCCGCATCTGTACCTGTGACCAGGCGCTTCGGGCGGGGGGATGGGGTATCGGTCAGGCCGAACCAATCCCCCGGACAGCCGGGCGGACCCTGTGCCCTGTCGGCTATGGCCGCATCGGACGTGCCGTACATCGACGGCTTGCCGCGTTCGGAATCAGGCGGGTTTTCGTGCATGATCCATTCGTGCCCCATGAAATGGCGGACGAGGCAGGTGTGCATCCGGTGACGCTGGCGGATCTGGTGGCGCAATCCGACATTATATTGCCCCATGCGCCCGCCACGAGTGACGCGCCGCTCATGGACGCTGGGTGCCTTGCGACACTGAAGCGCGGGGCGGTGCTGATCAACGCGGCCCGAGGCGCGCTTGTCGACGGGCGGCTGCCTGGTGCGGGGCTGGACGTGTTCCGCCAAGAGCCGCCCGATCCGTCGAACCCGCTTCTGGGCATGGCGAATGTCTTTCTGTCGGACCGCACGGCATGGTATCCGTAA
- a CDS encoding alpha/beta fold hydrolase, whose amino-acid sequence MGDAVVLIPGLQADRASWTHQIAHLAGDRSVIVPDGYHDLPSIAAMAGHVLDQCPGAFHLVGWSMGGYIALEVMEAAADRVQSLTLIATSARPETDGSRLRREERLQKAAKIGLRADHGETMTACVHDPITLSPDVFAAMADASVALGLDALTAQQSAIIARRDMRPLLPGLACPTLIVTGECDPVIDTAFSVEMHKLVPGARLVALAKCGHCPPLEHPDRINKLLDSWFLEQDRHAVSLRAGTMGGPNRPALADE is encoded by the coding sequence ATGGGTGACGCGGTCGTCTTGATACCGGGCTTGCAGGCCGACCGCGCCTCCTGGACCCATCAGATAGCGCATCTTGCAGGGGATCGTTCCGTGATCGTGCCCGATGGCTATCACGACCTGCCCTCGATCGCTGCGATGGCCGGTCACGTGCTGGACCAGTGCCCCGGTGCATTCCACTTGGTGGGGTGGTCGATGGGCGGGTACATCGCGCTTGAGGTGATGGAAGCCGCAGCGGACAGGGTGCAAAGCCTGACACTCATCGCGACAAGCGCCCGCCCCGAAACCGACGGTTCGCGCCTGCGCCGCGAGGAGCGGCTTCAGAAAGCGGCCAAGATCGGCCTTCGTGCCGATCACGGCGAGACGATGACAGCCTGCGTTCACGATCCGATAACACTGTCGCCTGACGTATTCGCTGCCATGGCCGATGCCTCGGTCGCCCTTGGCCTGGATGCGCTGACGGCGCAACAATCCGCGATCATCGCCCGCCGCGATATGCGCCCTCTGCTGCCCGGGTTAGCCTGTCCGACCTTGATCGTGACAGGTGAATGCGACCCGGTGATTGATACAGCGTTTTCAGTTGAAATGCACAAGCTTGTTCCTGGGGCACGGCTTGTCGCGCTGGCGAAGTGTGGCCATTGCCCGCCGCTGGAACACCCCGACCGCATCAACAAGCTGCTCGACAGCTGGTTTCTGGAGCAAGATCGCCACGCCGTCAGTCTTCGTGCTGGCACGATGGGTGGGCCGAACCGCCCGGCGCTCGCAGACGAATGA
- a CDS encoding ABC transporter substrate-binding protein, translated as MRHLASMLAATLLAGLPAVAIAQDTLRLRMNGDINVLDPIATTNFTIRNASYLMYDTLFAMDAQYQVQPQMADSVTISDDGLVYVITLRDGLTFHDGAPVTAGDVVASLERWGGVDGLGRVLFSKMDSIAATDDATLTITMSEPWGLVLDALGKISSNVPVIMPARLAATPASEAVATPIGSGPYQLIQDEWVPGSIAVFEKFDDYVPRDEPVSMAAGGKVAHFDRVELTYIPDTATAIDALIVGEIDWIEEVPADMLAFFDGQDDAKPIAARQAGNSMQLVVNHLNAPFDDPLIRQALQHALEQTPFLQAAYGDATDRYLECAAVFFCDTPYASDANTDRVLNRDVDAARALLDEAGYDGTPVMLMHVGDIAVHDAYYSVLKPMLEEAGFKVEVQASDWATVATRRASKAPVAEGGWNLFFTGWGYVDQINPMTNVYVAGACEDGWFGWACSEELQQLREEFAAAATEDERVALAERMQVLTHDLVSYVPMGQAFPSQGIASNLTGFIDSPVPFFWNVRRAE; from the coding sequence ATGCGACACCTTGCGTCGATGCTGGCGGCTACGCTGTTGGCAGGGCTGCCCGCCGTGGCAATCGCCCAAGATACGCTGCGCCTGAGGATGAACGGCGACATTAACGTTCTTGATCCGATCGCGACCACCAATTTCACAATCCGTAATGCGTCGTACTTGATGTACGACACGCTGTTTGCCATGGACGCGCAATATCAGGTCCAGCCACAGATGGCCGACAGTGTGACGATTTCGGACGACGGGCTGGTCTATGTCATCACGTTGCGGGATGGCCTGACGTTTCACGACGGTGCCCCGGTAACGGCGGGCGATGTCGTGGCTTCGCTTGAGCGCTGGGGCGGGGTTGACGGGCTGGGCCGGGTCCTGTTCTCGAAGATGGACAGCATTGCGGCGACGGACGATGCTACGTTGACCATCACGATGTCCGAGCCCTGGGGCCTTGTTCTGGACGCGCTTGGCAAGATTTCGTCGAACGTGCCGGTGATCATGCCTGCCCGCCTGGCTGCAACCCCCGCGTCCGAGGCGGTTGCGACGCCTATCGGGTCAGGTCCCTATCAGCTGATCCAGGATGAATGGGTGCCGGGCAGCATCGCGGTGTTCGAAAAGTTCGACGATTACGTTCCGCGTGACGAACCTGTCAGCATGGCTGCAGGGGGCAAGGTGGCGCATTTCGACAGGGTCGAGCTGACGTATATCCCTGACACGGCTACCGCCATCGACGCGCTGATCGTGGGTGAAATCGACTGGATCGAGGAAGTGCCCGCCGACATGCTGGCGTTCTTCGATGGACAGGACGACGCAAAGCCGATTGCCGCGCGGCAGGCGGGCAATTCGATGCAGCTTGTGGTCAACCACCTGAATGCGCCGTTCGACGATCCACTGATCCGTCAGGCGCTGCAACACGCGCTTGAGCAGACGCCTTTCCTGCAGGCTGCCTATGGCGATGCCACCGACCGCTATCTTGAATGCGCGGCGGTGTTCTTCTGCGACACGCCTTATGCGTCGGATGCAAACACCGACCGGGTTCTGAACCGCGATGTTGATGCCGCGCGCGCGCTTCTGGATGAGGCGGGATACGACGGAACGCCCGTGATGCTGATGCATGTCGGCGACATTGCGGTGCACGACGCCTATTATTCGGTCCTGAAACCGATGCTGGAAGAGGCCGGGTTCAAAGTCGAGGTGCAGGCCAGCGACTGGGCCACTGTGGCAACCCGCCGCGCCAGCAAGGCGCCCGTGGCCGAGGGGGGCTGGAACCTGTTCTTCACCGGCTGGGGCTATGTCGACCAGATCAATCCCATGACCAACGTCTATGTCGCGGGTGCCTGCGAAGATGGCTGGTTCGGCTGGGCCTGTTCGGAGGAGTTGCAGCAGTTGCGTGAAGAATTCGCTGCCGCAGCAACCGAGGATGAGCGGGTCGCCCTGGCCGAGCGGATGCAGGTTCTGACCCATGATCTGGTCAGCTATGTGCCGATGGGGCAGGCGTTCCCGTCACAGGGCATTGCCAGCAACCTGACCGGCTTCATCGACAGCCCGGTGCCGTTCTTCTGGAACGTCCGCCGCGCCGAGTAA
- a CDS encoding ABC transporter permease, producing MTPAAPLEVTSPARRRSALRENLALALRDPVTALCLFILAGFIAMALFAPLIAGDPVLIDPANRLRPPSADAIWGTDHLGRDVFARAVHGSRISLTVAFCVALISAVPGVAIGIYAGLSHIGGAVVMRLNDAMMAIPAVLLAIALAALLDAGLMTVIIAISVPEIPRMVRLVRSLVLGIRQQPYVDAAISIGTSGLALIWRHILPNTMAPVLVQATYAAASAIIASAVLSFLGVGTSPEVPSWGGMMADARTHFRIHPMLMFYPGAMLSILVLVVNILGDRLSDALDPRKVARGGL from the coding sequence ATGACCCCTGCCGCCCCCTTGGAAGTGACATCCCCCGCCCGCCGACGCAGTGCGCTGCGCGAAAATCTGGCGCTTGCTCTGCGTGATCCCGTAACCGCGCTTTGCCTGTTCATCTTGGCCGGGTTCATTGCCATGGCGCTGTTCGCACCGCTGATCGCAGGTGATCCGGTGCTTATCGACCCGGCCAACCGCCTGCGCCCGCCAAGCGCTGATGCGATCTGGGGCACAGACCATCTGGGCCGCGACGTTTTCGCCAGGGCGGTACACGGCAGCCGCATATCCCTAACCGTCGCCTTTTGCGTCGCGCTGATTTCGGCTGTTCCAGGGGTGGCCATCGGCATTTATGCCGGGCTTTCGCACATCGGTGGGGCCGTTGTGATGCGGCTGAACGATGCGATGATGGCGATTCCCGCAGTTCTGCTGGCCATCGCGCTGGCGGCGCTGCTGGATGCCGGGCTGATGACCGTGATCATCGCGATTTCCGTCCCTGAGATTCCGCGCATGGTGCGGCTTGTCCGCTCTCTTGTCCTTGGGATCCGGCAACAGCCTTATGTGGACGCGGCGATTTCCATCGGCACATCGGGTCTGGCGTTGATCTGGCGGCATATCCTGCCCAACACGATGGCACCGGTTCTGGTACAGGCCACCTATGCCGCAGCGTCAGCCATCATTGCCTCGGCCGTGCTCAGTTTTCTGGGCGTCGGTACTTCACCCGAGGTGCCAAGCTGGGGGGGCATGATGGCCGATGCCCGCACTCATTTCAGGATACACCCGATGCTGATGTTCTATCCCGGCGCGATGCTGTCGATTCTGGTTCTTGTGGTCAACATCCTGGGCGACCGGCTGAGCGATGCTCTGGACCCCCGCAAGGTGGCGAGGGGCGGGTTATGA
- a CDS encoding ABC transporter permease codes for MPVYLAKRLLAAIPILFLVAVFIFSLAHLTPGDPAVLLAGDNATPAQVEAIRARLRLDEPLHIQFALWLADAVRLDLGTSIYSNQPVTRLIGQRVEPTFVLAAVTLCLTVAIAVPLGVIAAWRANSLLDRAIMGLAVIGFSVPVFVIGYMLIYVFAVQLRWFPVQGYKPLSDGVLTTLHSVALPSFALALVFAALIARVTRAAMLDALNQNHIRTARAKGLGTVRILIVHALKNVGVPVITVIGIGLATLIGGVVVTESVFNIPGIGRLTVDAITRRDYPVLQGVILFFSATLILVNILVDLSYAWFDPRVKG; via the coding sequence TTGCCCGTCTATCTTGCCAAACGGCTTCTGGCCGCCATTCCGATCCTGTTCCTGGTCGCGGTATTCATCTTTTCGCTGGCCCATCTGACGCCGGGTGATCCGGCGGTCTTGCTTGCGGGCGACAATGCCACCCCGGCGCAGGTCGAGGCCATCAGGGCCCGCCTGCGGCTTGACGAACCGCTGCATATTCAGTTCGCGTTATGGCTTGCCGATGCGGTACGTCTGGACCTTGGTACATCTATCTATTCCAACCAACCTGTGACGCGGCTGATCGGGCAGCGCGTCGAACCGACGTTCGTGCTGGCCGCCGTAACCCTGTGTCTGACAGTTGCAATCGCCGTGCCCCTTGGCGTGATTGCGGCATGGCGGGCGAACAGCCTTTTGGACCGGGCCATCATGGGGCTGGCGGTGATCGGGTTTTCGGTGCCGGTGTTCGTGATCGGGTACATGCTGATCTATGTCTTTGCAGTCCAGTTGCGCTGGTTTCCGGTGCAGGGCTACAAACCTCTGTCCGACGGTGTGCTGACCACCCTGCACAGCGTCGCTTTGCCGTCCTTCGCGCTGGCGCTGGTCTTCGCCGCGTTGATCGCGCGGGTGACACGGGCGGCGATGCTGGATGCGCTGAACCAGAACCACATCCGCACCGCGCGGGCCAAGGGGCTGGGCACTGTGCGCATCCTGATTGTCCATGCCCTGAAAAACGTCGGGGTGCCGGTGATAACGGTCATCGGCATCGGCCTTGCCACGCTGATCGGCGGAGTTGTGGTCACCGAATCCGTGTTCAACATTCCCGGCATCGGACGACTGACTGTCGATGCCATCACCCGGCGGGATTATCCCGTGCTGCAGGGGGTGATTTTGTTCTTTTCGGCGACATTGATCCTTGTGAATATCCTTGTTGATCTCAGCTACGCTTGGTTCGATCCACGGGTGAAGGGCTGA
- a CDS encoding response regulator: protein MSIVILAIDDSRTIREMLREALLNAGFEVHVAVDGVDGLEQLSKVSPQVVITDINMPRLDGFGVIEAIRSGPVFSAVPILVLTTESAPDLKERARNSGATGWIVKPFDDVKLVSAIRRVSSH, encoded by the coding sequence GTGTCAATTGTCATACTTGCGATCGATGATTCCCGAACGATCCGGGAAATGTTGAGAGAAGCGTTATTGAATGCCGGTTTCGAGGTCCATGTCGCGGTCGATGGTGTGGACGGTTTGGAGCAACTGTCAAAAGTCTCACCCCAGGTCGTTATAACAGATATCAACATGCCGCGCCTGGATGGCTTTGGCGTTATTGAGGCAATTCGCTCTGGACCAGTTTTCTCGGCAGTACCGATACTGGTGTTGACGACTGAGAGCGCGCCCGATCTTAAAGAGCGCGCCCGCAATAGTGGCGCGACGGGCTGGATTGTTAAGCCCTTCGACGACGTAAAGTTGGTTTCCGCAATCAGACGAGTTTCATCGCATTGA
- a CDS encoding ABC transporter ATP-binding protein yields MSEPLLEIDGVSRVFDLGRSGVRGPRRHLHALDRVSLRVHRGETLGLVGESGCGKSTLARIIAQLDRPTDGTLRFDGQDMAQLDRRALHAARQRFQLVFQDPQASLNPRMTARQIIAEPLLNYRRGGDIDAQVTTLAELIGLSAHHLGRFPHELSGGQCQRVGIARAIALEPELIVADEPVSALDVSIQAQILNLILRLQDRMGLTLVLVSHDLSVVAHVADTVAVMYLGRIVEYGPVDAVFDRAAHPYTQTLLRAVPEPTPRGRDAARPPVGELPSPIDPPSGCHFRTRCPFVRPLCAQQVPALQIVQGEHRAACHFSDEIAQAAIEADAEGPAHG; encoded by the coding sequence ATGAGCGAACCATTGCTGGAAATCGACGGCGTCAGCCGGGTGTTCGACCTGGGACGCAGCGGGGTTCGCGGCCCGCGGCGCCATCTTCATGCGCTGGACCGGGTAAGCCTGCGGGTACATCGGGGCGAAACCCTGGGCCTTGTGGGCGAAAGTGGCTGTGGCAAGTCGACCCTTGCCCGCATTATCGCGCAGCTTGACCGCCCGACCGACGGAACCCTGCGGTTCGACGGGCAGGACATGGCGCAGCTTGACCGTCGCGCGCTGCACGCCGCACGGCAGCGGTTTCAATTGGTGTTTCAGGACCCGCAGGCATCGCTGAACCCGAGGATGACGGCGCGCCAGATCATCGCCGAGCCCCTGCTGAACTATCGGCGCGGTGGCGATATTGATGCGCAGGTGACGACACTTGCAGAGCTTATCGGCCTTTCCGCCCATCACCTTGGCCGGTTTCCCCATGAACTGTCAGGCGGCCAGTGTCAGCGGGTCGGCATCGCGCGGGCCATCGCGCTGGAGCCTGAGTTGATCGTCGCTGATGAACCCGTGTCAGCGCTGGACGTGTCGATACAGGCGCAGATCCTGAACCTGATCTTGCGGTTGCAGGACAGGATGGGCCTGACCCTTGTTCTGGTGTCCCACGATCTTTCTGTGGTGGCCCATGTGGCTGACACGGTGGCCGTGATGTATCTGGGCCGGATCGTCGAGTACGGGCCTGTGGATGCCGTGTTCGACCGTGCCGCGCATCCCTATACGCAGACGTTGCTGCGCGCGGTGCCGGAACCCACGCCCCGGGGCCGTGACGCCGCGCGCCCGCCCGTCGGTGAACTGCCCAGCCCGATTGACCCACCATCGGGCTGTCATTTCCGCACGCGCTGTCCCTTCGTCCGTCCCCTGTGCGCGCAGCAGGTGCCTGCGTTGCAGATTGTGCAGGGCGAACACCGCGCCGCCTGTCATTTCAGCGATGAAATTGCCCAGGCAGCGATTGAGGCCGACGCCGAAGGGCCCGCGCATGGGTGA
- a CDS encoding ABC transporter ATP-binding protein, whose translation MSSAPTLRVRDLSLDFVSRGVTIHALEGISFDVRRGEILSIVGESGCGKSVTAMAIMGLLPRGIARISSGAAHLGDIDLTRAPERVLRQVRGNRVGMIFQDPMTSLNPVHTVGMQIAEVVRRHRGSSHSAALTRAREMLDLVRIPDAGGRLSAYPHELSGGMRQRVMIAMALACDPELLIADEPTTALDVTVQAQILGLIADLKRNLGMSVILITHDLGVVASVAERMLVMYAGRIVEEGRVGAIFERPSHGYTAGLLRSLPSRASGRRTMLAEIGGSVPRLDRRIPGCTFADRCAFAEPACRDPLPPAHAVTPDHAARCIRSDAVFEAMRDHELVRAWA comes from the coding sequence ATGAGCAGTGCGCCCACCCTGCGGGTCCGTGACCTCAGTCTCGATTTCGTGAGCCGGGGCGTCACCATCCATGCGCTTGAAGGCATCTCGTTCGATGTGCGCCGGGGTGAAATCCTGTCGATCGTCGGCGAGTCCGGCTGCGGCAAAAGCGTGACCGCCATGGCGATCATGGGCCTTCTGCCCCGCGGGATCGCCCGTATCAGCAGCGGTGCCGCCCATCTGGGCGACATTGACCTGACCCGCGCGCCTGAACGGGTGCTACGGCAGGTGCGGGGCAACCGTGTCGGGATGATCTTTCAAGATCCAATGACATCCCTGAACCCGGTTCACACCGTTGGCATGCAGATCGCCGAAGTGGTGCGCCGCCATCGTGGCAGCAGCCATTCCGCTGCCCTGACCCGTGCCCGCGAGATGCTGGATCTGGTGCGCATTCCAGATGCCGGGGGCCGGCTGTCGGCCTATCCCCATGAATTGTCGGGCGGGATGCGCCAGCGGGTGATGATCGCCATGGCGCTGGCCTGCGATCCTGAACTGCTGATCGCCGATGAACCGACCACCGCCCTCGACGTGACGGTGCAGGCGCAGATCCTGGGCCTGATCGCAGATCTGAAGCGTAACCTTGGGATGAGCGTGATCCTCATCACCCACGATCTTGGGGTTGTCGCCTCGGTGGCAGAGCGGATGTTGGTCATGTACGCTGGGCGCATCGTCGAAGAGGGGCGGGTGGGTGCGATTTTCGAACGTCCGTCCCATGGGTACACTGCTGGATTGCTGCGTTCGCTGCCCTCGCGCGCCAGTGGCCGCCGTACCATGCTGGCCGAAATCGGCGGCAGCGTGCCCCGGCTTGACCGCCGCATACCCGGCTGCACTTTCGCCGATCGCTGTGCCTTTGCCGAACCTGCATGCCGCGATCCGCTGCCGCCCGCCCACGCCGTCACCCCCGACCATGCAGCGCGCTGCATCCGGTCGGATGCGGTATTCGAGGCCATGCGCGACCACGAACTTGTAAGGGCCTGGGCATGA